The following is a genomic window from Halichoerus grypus chromosome 13, mHalGry1.hap1.1, whole genome shotgun sequence.
CCCAAGCATGAGGTTCCAGTTGGACTCATACACTGCCTAATTGAGACCCCATGGTGTTATTCATGCTACAGAGTGTGACCAGAACTTGCAGAGGAGCTAGCCTGGGTGTTGATGACAACCACCACGGCACAGTTTGTTTTGGTGGCTAATCTGGGGCACAGCATTGCCTGTACCATGTCTTTCGCCCTCCAGTTAGCAAGGTCAGGGTGTGAAAGTCTCAAGAGAGTGAAGCAACTTGTTGCCAGCAGTCCCTGGAACCATCCCTTGATGTGTTTAGGGCATCTTTTGAGTGCTGGGCTCTGACTGAAGGAGTGAGGGAAGCCCcacaaacatctttttttaagattttagttagagcgtgaacaggggaaggggcggagggagagggatagagagaatctcaagcagactctgcactgagtagggagcctgatacagggctctatttcacaatcctgagatcatgccctgagccgaaatcaagagtcagacacttaactgactgagccacctaggtgccccagcaCAAACATCTAATACCCAGATCATCTTTAGTGTTTATGGAACAGCCCTTTCTAGCCTTCATAGGAGTGACAGCCCTTGCATGTTAGACCGCTGTATGATTCAAAAAGACTTTGGCATCTCCTTAATTGATTTGATCTTCTAAGTACTCCAgggtagagagagaaggtggTATTAGCCACATCTTACACATGGGAAATTGAGTCGAAGAGAAGTTTGGACCCCCAACTtctagggaggggagaggggctggagattgagttcagtcaCCAATGGCCGATAATTTAATCAGCCATGCCTGTGTAATGAAGTCTTAAAACCCTAACCAAAgggattcagagagcttccaggtcaGTGAACAAGAACACATCTGAGAGGGTGCCAGGAGGCTGATGCACCCCAGACTCTACAGGGACAGAATCTCCTGTGCTCAGGACCTTACCAGACCTGTCCCTATGTgactcttcatctggctgttcatttttatcctttaaaatatccttttataataaactggtaatctagtaagtaaaaaaaaaaaaaagagagtgggaGGTTTGGTAACTTGGTGAGTCAGTAGTGAGAactcagaatgtgtgtgtgtccatatcTTATGTCTTTAGTGTGCTTTCTGAGTGACATAGGTGTTCCATATGTGTGACACCTTGAAATATTACCATTGGGACTCTTTAAAAATCAGGGTTCCCCAAataccatgactttttttttttttttaatcctgaggTTTTTTTAAAGGCATGCACGTAGGGTGTATGTGGGAAACTGTCTCGGTACTGGGAGAGATGGGAGACCTCCCTTCTATTCTTACTGTTCCCCTTGTCATCTGGATGTGCCTTATGCAGCAGCACAGGTCCAGATCCTTAGAGAGCAGTGTTTCCTGCATGGGCCTCACCCAGTACTAAATGAGGTGATTTTGGGTAGTACTTGGACAAAACATTACATGAAATTGTTtacattttgatgtttttttcaaTCCTTGTGGTTACCCAAAGGACAGAGTGTCAGTTTGGTGCTAGTATATCTTTAACACTACTCCAGCACTCTGTCATCTCTCTTTTTAACTAAGAGAACTGGCCTCAGTCTCAGCAGACTTGGAGCTTTAATATTACTttaatactactttattttcattgtgtttaattttgtttctttttgttagtAAAGCcatactgatttttatttgaagtagTAATATACGTCTTCctttttaagtacattttaaaatattaaaagaaaacggTAAGTTTAGTTTCGGGAATGGCAAGACTAACAGAAGAGGTACAGGAGCAACAGAGGTCTGGGAGACCCTGTGGTAGAGGAGGCCTGGCCAAGGCTTGGAGGAGGCAGATGACTTTGGCCGCTGACACAAGGAGCCTCACGGAGGACCTCTGCTGCACTTAGGGATGGGCTAGTTTGAGTGATGAGTGGTGGCAAGAAGGGGGCTTGAATGGGCAGTGTTCTGCATTTAGGCAGTTGTAAGGGTTGTGGTGTTNNNNNNNNNNNNNNNNNNNNNNNNNNNNNNNNNNNNNNNNNNNNNNNNNNNNNNNNNNNNNNNNNNNNNNNNNNNNNNNNNNNNNNNNNNNNNNNNNNNNNNNNNNNNNNNNNNNNNNNNNNNNNNNNNNNNNNNNNNNNNNNNNNNNNNNNNNNNNNNNNNNNNNNNNNNNNNNNNNNNNNNNNNNNNNNNNNNNNNNNTCTTTGCCTTGACCATGGAGTGAGAACAGTGCTGGGATGTGGCTTGTGGGCCCCTTCTTGAGCCATCCCTCCCATCCATCTCACCTTCCCAGGGCCCCTCCATGTGGCCTGTTTTAATACCTTAATCCTCTCTAGGTCCATCACTAGGGACAGTTAGGGTCGCCAGTGAAGATAGAGGGCTGGCACATTTTGCCTCCTGTATAGACCTAGACTGGTCCCTTCTCTTTGCTCTATTTTCCTGGACCATGGTGACAAAGGCTGCCTGCTGTTTTACAGTGGGGAATAAAGGTTGGAGTAGATTCTGTTACCTTGCATTGCAATTTACTACTTCTAGGGCCTCAGgctacctcagttttctcacctataaaagcCAGGTGAGGTAACAAACATGGAAGTCCTCTGTCCAGTGGGTCCTCTGCACACATGTAGGGCTAACTGTGTCCTTCATCCCTCTTGGGTGGGATTTAATAAGGCATGTTCCTGTCAGATTTTCTGCCACCCAGTTTTGGCGCTCAGTTTCAGGGCAACAGCAGAAATACAGAGGGGCACAGTTCTTGCTCAAAGCCATTCAGGGAGTTGAGGCCACAGTTGGCCAAGAAATTGGTGCTCTTATGAGTTAGGATTCTCTCACACTGTGAGCCACTGGTGTGCATGTGATTAACAGAAGTGTAGAGGTCTGTGCCATCCTGTCGGGGGTGTCTTCCCACCCCCTCTCGAGCCTCACATTCTCTCCGCATCTTAGGTCCAAGCCCAGGTGATACAAGAGACCATTGTGCCCAAAGAGCCCCCTCCTGAGTTCGAGTTCATCGCAGACCCCCCCTCCATCTCAGCGTTTGACCTGGATGTGGTGAAGCTGACGGCTCAGTTTGTGGCCAGGAATGGCCGCCAGTTTCTGACGCAACTGATGCAGAAAGAGCAGCGCAACTACCAGTTTGACTTCCTCCGCCCGCAGCACAGCCTCTTCAACTACTTTACGAAGCTGGTGGAGCAGTACACCAAGGtgcctgggcagggcaggggcggcGGGGGTGCTGGGCCTAGGGAAGGAGGGCACCTTACATAGGCACTGTATCTGCTCGTGTCTGCAAGGACATGACTCCTCTGTGGGCCCTCAGGCACATGTTAAAAATTCCAGTTCAGTGTgaagtctagatttttttttttaaattaagattttatttatttgacacagagagggagggagagaacaagcacaagcaggggggagcagcaggcaggggagaagcaggctccccttggagcaaggagcccaatgtggggctcaatccccgaacaccgggatcatgacctgagcctaaggcagccgcttaaccaactgagccacccaggtgcccctaaagcctTGATTTCTATTTAAATGTAACGCAGACTGCTGGTTTGAGAAGCGAACCGTGTGATTGATAACTGCCATTAGGTTAGTGCCTGCTATGTGACAATGCTAAGTGCTAGCTGCTTTTAAGTACATCACAATCTCAGTTGCTTAGCACGGGACCTGAGAAGAAGGAAGCCCTTAATAATTGCCTCCTTTTGCCCAATTTAATCTTCAGAAGAACCCAGGAGGTattccctccctgcttcccctttTTCTCAAAAGCAGAAACAGGCTCAGAGTTGAAGTCACTTACTCATGGTCTCTCAGCTAGTAAGTAGCTGCACTGATCCCAATATCTATGTTGTTTTTCACCCTAAAGAGTACCTTGAAttagaaatgtaatttaaataaacattggGAGACAATTTAACTTAAGTAAGTATAACCAGTATTGTTGAAATACTCATTACATACatagcattttttcatttaatttctagtAATCTGTAAGGTAGCCACtgctatatttattttacagaagaggaagtaggcacagagaagttaacttGGGCAGGGTCATACAGCTAGGGCTTGCTGAGTTGGGACTTAAACTCTAGCATTTTTACTCCAGCCCCTAAGATCTGGGCTTCAGGGTCTGGAACAAGAAGGTCtcaattagggcgcctgggtggctcagttggttaagcgactgccttcggctcaggtcatgatcctggagtcccaggatcgagtcccatatcgggctccctgctcagcagggagtctgcttctccctctgacctcccccctctcatgtgctctctctctcattctctctctcaaataaataaataaataaatcttttaaaaaaaaaaaggtctcaatTATCATGCTACGTTCTTGTAATCAAGACCCTGGACAAGTGAAtattagtatttaaaaacaatcagattgtatttttttaagattttaattattttttttgacagagacatagcgagagagggaacacaagcagggggagtgggagagggagaacaggcttcctgcggagcgggtAGCCCactgcaaggctcgatcccaggaccctgggatcatgaactgagccgaaggcagatgcttaacaactgagtcactgagccacccaggcgccccccagattGCTAATATATTGCAAAGCACACTGATACAGATTTGCCAGTGGCTTTTCTTGCCCAACATGTAGTGGAGGTTGTCTTCCCGTTTTAGTGGCATGGTTCGTACATCTGTTCTTGACAGTTAGAAACAGTACATTAAAGATCTGACTTGAAAGGACTGTAATGATTTACTCTAACTTAATTCACTTTAAGTATGTAACTAGgaagaattataaaaatgtgtgtgtttagAAAATGATCAAATCAAAAAATGGTAGAGTAGCTAAAATAACAATGGTGGAAGGCCAAAGGGTTAGTGTAATTTATTACACAGTATCAATTTTAAATGAGCTCTGCCTTGATTTTCCCTAGTGGACTACTTCCAGGGTTAAAGGTCCCCAGATCCCTTTTTATTCTGTTActttcctgttccttctctctcaggATTTGGGTATTGACATTTAGTTCTCTAACCTGAGGGCACTGGTGTGTCTGTCTCTAGTCTTGGGAGACTCTAGGAGCAGATTTATTCCTGAGGTAGAGGTATAGGGATGATAGGATAAGGCTGAGCCACTTTACCAATGATAATAAATACTGTTGGGAATTTATGCTGTTTTGAACAAAGCCATCATTTGTTGTCTCATCAAATATGTATTCAGTGTCGGACTTTATTTCAAATGCCGGAGATACAATAGTGAACAGAAGACATAGAAATTTCTGTCTTTATGTGGAGTTTCTGGTCTGGTGAGGGAGGTGACCAGCAAGTGCAATGTCAGTGGATGGATGTCCGCTGGTAATAAACACTATGGAGAAATAGATAGCAGGGGACAGAATCTAGGAGATGAGGTGTGTGGGTGGCAGTCTGGAGTAGGGTTGTCAGGGGAGCACGTGCAAAAGGGCCTGGTGGCATGCGCAGAAGGATAGGAGCAGCCCCGTGCCCTGAGAGCAGCCAGCGCATGCGGCTGTACGCTGGGTGGAGGGCAGTGCTTTTATGTGTTTTCCTGCCGCTCCTTGCAGCAATCTTTTACGTTGACTGTGCCAGCTTTAAGCGGTGGTGTCACTATTTGTAGAAGGCAGCCAAGTTACAGAgtttaagtcacttgcccaaagttgcACAGCAAAGTGGAGTTGGGATTGGGACCTGGAACCCCATGCTCTCGCTTTTCCTGTGCCTTTCCACAGGCCCCGGGAAGCTCCCTCTTTGTCCTGTGTTGTACTGCACTGACAGTCGTTTTAACTCTTCCCATGTTTCAGATCTTGATTCCGCCTAAAGGCTTATTTACAAAGCTCAAGAAAGAGGCTGAGAACCCCCGAGAAGTTTTGGACCAGGTAAACTAAATTATAACTAGTTACTGGTGGTACGAGTGACTGTGTTTGGGTTGTTTCATGTTTGGAAATAGGCTTCGAGGCGGGACCTTGTTGTGTTCCAGGCACAGGAGTAGTGGGAAGAAAGGCCTTGTGGCCACAAAGGCTGAAGAACCCTGGACTCTCTGCTCCCTaactttctgcttttctctcagcTTTACTGGATCTTCCTCTTTTCTGCCCTCACTAGAAGCCAACTCCTGAACAGGTTTTCTGGCGACAGATGCCTTTTGAAAAGGCCCCAAGTTTTCAGAGTCAAGGAGAGAAGGCGTATTGGCATTGCCTGTTTTGGGTGGCTGCATGAAGGCTTTGTTTCTCAGGCTCTCAGATTGCTGCTTCTCTTGTGGGTACTTGGTTGTCGCGCAGACTTCCTGGGACAGAGTTTGCTGCTCTGTGAGCATTGAGCCCCTTGCCAGCTCAAGCAGAAAACTCTGAGGTTAAAACAAATCGTTGCCCTTGAGGCCCAGACACAAGTTTTCTGTGgcatttagaattgttatattcTGTCCAGGCTCTGGGCCTGACTGAAACCAAATGCAAATATCATAGTTTCCTCCAGAAGTTCCCCTTGTGGGTAGAGCAGCCTCCTGTTCCCAAGGAGATGCTGGCTTTGGTGAAGGTACTGGAGGTGACAGTCCTGTCAGGAGCAGACCCTGATTCAGCTTAGCATCATGCCGATTCCTGTCTCTTCAGGTGTGTTACCGGGTGGAGTGGGCCAAGTTCCAGgagcgagagagaaagaaggaagaagaggaaaaggagaaggagcgGGTGGCCTATGCACAGATTGACTGGCATGATTTTGTGGTGGTGGAAACAGTGGATTTCCAACCCAATGAGCAAGGTAGGTCTGTGACTCCAGGTGGGGGAGCCAGGAGCTTGGAACCATCCTGGAATATCTCAGGTATACATCTCCTCCCAGGGAGCAGCATAGTCCCCCCAGAGGGTTTTATCTATCTGTTTCATCTCTGCTGCCAGCAGACTTCAGATTTGCCACATTGCCCCAATTAAACCCAATTGAGCAAACATCGTGCCAGACCTTGGGTGGGCATCTGGAGCCGGAAGAGAAACCGGGCCCTTGGAGAGCTTACAGTGTGGGGAGGGTAGACCAGTGGGCCTTTGATAAGGAGTATCTGTGGAGGTCTCCTGACTCTGGATCACTCTCTGCCAGGGaatttccctccccccaccaccccagaggAACTGGGGGCCCGAATCCTCATTCAGGAGCGCTACGAGAAGTTTGGGGAGAGTGAAGAGGTTGAGATGGAGGTCGAGTCTGATGAGGAGGACGAGAAACAGGAGAAGGCGGAGGAGCCGCCTTCGCAGTTGGACCAGGACACCCAAGTGCAAGACATGGATGAGGTATACTTCTGGGAGGGCCTGCGAGCTGGCCTTTCCCTCTTTCACTTAAAGAGATGGGGGTGCTCTCCACAAGTCAGATCCAGCTCCCTTGTGAACCTTGAAAGGAGGCATGGGTCCCGAGTAAGGCATCCTGGCAGAGCAGCAGCCAAGACCCAGGCAGCATAGAGCCTCTTTCCAGCTCGAGCAACAAAGATTCATTCACAGGCAAGGATCTGAAAGCTGTGCTGGCTCTGTTCTGTGACCTTCCCCCCTTTGCCCAGAGGCCCTGCTCCCCCCCTACCCCCATGCCAGCTCTCAGTAAGGGAACACTTCGCCACATGCTTTGATGCACTTGAGCTTAGGCCCAAATGATCAGCAGTTCCCAGAGCTTTTCTTAGTGTAGCCTCTGCTTCCTTTTGGCCACCTCTACCCCCTCCAAGCAGGCATAGAGTCTCCAGAGCCAAGCTGTTCTCCTCCCCTTGGAAAGAATTTGTGTCTGAGAAGAATGGCCCCTGTGTCTGTGGGAATtgactttttctctccctcccagcaTTGCTCCATGAGCAGCTACCATTGAGCTCCAACTTGCCCCCCGCGCCCCTCCCCAGCATGTTTAAGTGCCCTTGGCCTCCTGGGACTGCCTGGTGCCAGCTGCTGGAAATGCCTGGGCGGAGTGTTAGCAGCATGGCCCCCAGCACTCCCATTCATGTTGTGAGGAAGGAGCTTGGCCAGCTGCCGGCTGGCCTCAGCTGCCCCCGGAGGCTTAGCACATGGATGCTGGCTGGCAGGGACCTAGGCTCCTTATCACCCTGAGAGCCGCCAGGGCTCAGCTGCAGGGAGGTGGCCTGTTGGGCCTTCTCTGAGTCCTGCCATTGCTTTGCTCTTCAGGGTTCGGACGATGAAGAAGAAGGGCAGaaagtgcccccacccccagagacaCCCATGCCGCCTCCTCTGCCCCCGACTCCAGACCAGGTCATTGTTCGGAAGGACTATGACCCCAAAGGTAGGGCCTACTTTCCTGCCCTCACATGTTCCTCAGTGCTGTCTGTTTCTGGGAGGGGGTGAGGTGGCTTGTCACGAAGGCAGGCCTGGTGGTGGGGAACCGAGCGGAGTCATCTCTGGTGCCCAGGTGCCTTTACGCGGCCAGCTACAGCATGGCACTAAACGGATGTGTCTCGGATGAGTGAGGCACAGACAAGACAGCAGTGTCTTAACCCGCAGCCACCTCCCAGCGTTCTTGTTCAGgcgtctttctttcctttcagcttccaagcccctgcctccagcccctgctCCAGATGAATATCTTGTGTCTCCTATCACGGGGGAGAAGATCCCTGCCAGCAAAATGCAGGAACACATGCGCATTGGGCTTCTTGATCCCCGCTGGCTAGAGCAGCGAGACCGCTCCATCCGTGAGAAGCAGAGCGACGATGAAGTGTATGCACCAGGTGAGGTGGGGTTCTCCCACCCAGACCATACCCCTTCTCTGACGTGGCCCTGACTTGCCTTGACCCATGGGATTTTCTAGACTATGGTCAACTTGCTTTAAGCAAACAGAGCAACAACTGAGGTCAACAAAAAGTTTTGAGGATAGGTACAGCCTGTGATGCCTCAAAAGAATTCCCCATTTTCCAGAAGCACTCTTCATAAGGCTCCTCCAAAGGCAGGCACCTGACATGGATGGCATCCCAGACATACCAGAGCTGGGAAAGTTGACCTTCTTGGGGCTGTCTTAGAATGAGGGCTCTGGTGGCTGGAGCACCCTTAGTGCTTTGAAATGAGATACGATGGGAGGAAAACTGTCCCAGAGGCAGGAGAGTAAGCTTTTAGTCCTGACTGCCACTTGCCATTTGTGTGAACTTGTCCTCTCAATTGCTTCTCGTAAGTCAAGCAGTTGGACAAGCTCTAGCATACAGGCTTAGTGCTGATTGGGCTTTCCCAGGCTCAGGATGGGCATGCTGTGTTGGGACCTAGACTCGGCCTGCCTCATGGGACCAGCCTCTACCCTGCACAGGGAGAGTTGCTGCTCTGTTAGGAGGGCACCTGGTTTTAGTTTCCTTTCTGTCCCCTGCCTCCGTTCTGTGACTGTATCCAGGTCTGGATATTGAGAGCAGCTTGAAACAGTTGGCTGAGCGGCGTACTGACATCTTCGGTGTAGAAGAAACAGCCATCGGTAAGAAGATCGGTGAGGAGGAGatccagaagccagaggaaaaggTGCAGTTCTGATGGATTCTAGTACCTTCCCCACCCTCACACTCCTATACTTGGGCTGCATTCTAGGAGCCCTGACAAGCTGtggctttgctttcctttgcagGTGACCTGGGACGGCCACTCAGGCAGCATGGCCCGGACCCAGCAGGCTGCCCAGGCCAATATTACCCTACAGGAGCAGATTGAGGCCATCCACAAGGCCAAGGGCCTGGTGCCAGAGGATGATACCAAAGAGAAGATTGGCCCCAGCAAACCCAATGAGCTTCCCCAGCAGCCACCACCTCCGTCTTCAGCCACCAACATTCCTAGCTCTGCCCCACCAATTACCTCTGTGCCCCGGCCACCCGCGGTAAGCCAGTAGCCACTTTGGGACTGATCTTGCAGAGCTTGGTTCTTGGGGTTGGACAGTATCAGCTGAGAAGGACAACTTCCTTATAGTGGGGCCCAGGTGCCGTCTGGGTCAGGTTGAGAGACCGAGAACTCTTGAATTGTAAGTGGGAACCTCTAGTCTGATCATCCATCTGTGTGGGAGGattggagcagggagggaggcaagaggcAAATGTGAGAAGCAGACTTAGGGCAGAGAAGGGCTGCAGGGCTTAACAGGTCTTCGAGGACTGCTGGCCCGTCTCCAGGAAGCTAACTTGAGGTCAGCCTCTTTAGTGGCTCTTTCAGTGTCTGGCACGAGCAGCTGGTTGAGTCTCAAGTGGAAAGAGTGTCACTCTGAGCCTCTCCCGGCATAGTTCCTGTCAGAGCCTGGTTGTGAGCCTGCAGTCTGTCAGCCTCAGGGGACTCCGTCAGAGCTGTCCAGTCCCGATCCTCAAAGGCTGCAGGTGGCTAATCACCAGCCTCATATGCCCTTGAGGTCCAGCTTTGGCTTCCTGTGACCACTGGGTCCCTTCTCCCCCCACAGATGCCGCCTCCTGTTCGTACCACAGTTGTGTCTGCAGTACCTGTCATGCCCCGCCCCCCGATGGCATCAGTGGTCCGACTACCCCCGGGCTCAGTGATTGCCCCCATGCCACCCATCATCCATGCACCCAGGATCAACGTGGTGCCCATgcctccctcggcccctcctaTCATGGCACCCCGCCCACCCCCCATGATTGTGCCAACAGGTCAG
Proteins encoded in this region:
- the SF3A1 gene encoding splicing factor 3A subunit 1, translated to MPAGPVQAVPPPPPAATEPKQPTEEEASSKEDSTPSKPVVGIIYPPPEVRNIVDKTASFVASMAVGWAMGRIDVSSMARQWQNVQAQVIQETIVPKEPPPEFEFIADPPSISAFDLDVVKLTAQFVARNGRQFLTQLMQKEQRNYQFDFLRPQHSLFNYFTKLVEQYTKILIPPKGLFTKLKKEAENPREVLDQVCYRVEWAKFQERERKKEEEEKEKERVAYAQIDWHDFVVVETVDFQPNEQGNFPPPTTPEELGARILIQERYEKFGESEEVEMEVESDEEDEKQEKAEEPPSQLDQDTQVQDMDEGSDDEEEGQKVPPPPETPMPPPLPPTPDQVIVRKDYDPKASKPLPPAPAPDEYLVSPITGEKIPASKMQEHMRIGLLDPRWLEQRDRSIREKQSDDEVYAPGLDIESSLKQLAERRTDIFGVEETAIGKKIGEEEIQKPEEKVTWDGHSGSMARTQQAAQANITLQEQIEAIHKAKGLVPEDDTKEKIGPSKPNELPQQPPPPSSATNIPSSAPPITSVPRPPAMPPPVRTTVVSAVPVMPRPPMASVVRLPPGSVIAPMPPIIHAPRINVVPMPPSAPPIMAPRPPPMIVPTAFVPAPPVAPVPAPAPMPPVHPPPPMEDEPASKKLKTEDSLVPEEEFLRRNKGPVSIKVQVPNMQDKTEWKLNGQVLVFTLPLTDQVSVIKVKIHEATGMPAGKQKLQYEGIFIKDSNSLAYYNMANGAIIHLALKERGGRKK